A window of Pedobacter lusitanus contains these coding sequences:
- a CDS encoding YMGG-like glycine zipper-containing protein, translating to MKKMFAVLGIALAFTACSNAKKEEAIKLATIKAVKDSMRLDSFKKADVAEKQQAAKIQEEKRVLMLASAKAAENAPAATMASPGGQSVEHHTTTTTVKKKKGWSSAALGTVIGAGAGGLGGALIDKKKGRGALIGGVAGAGAGYLIGRGQDRKSGRVQPRN from the coding sequence ATGAAAAAGATGTTCGCGGTATTAGGTATTGCACTTGCTTTTACAGCATGTTCTAATGCGAAAAAAGAAGAAGCAATTAAATTAGCTACTATTAAAGCTGTCAAGGACAGCATGAGATTAGATAGTTTCAAAAAGGCAGATGTTGCTGAAAAACAACAGGCTGCTAAAATTCAGGAAGAAAAAAGAGTATTAATGCTGGCTTCTGCTAAAGCTGCTGAAAATGCTCCGGCCGCTACTATGGCTTCTCCAGGTGGTCAATCGGTAGAGCATCACACCACAACGACAACAGTAAAGAAAAAGAAAGGATGGAGTAGTGCAGCGTTAGGGACTGTTATTGGAGCTGGAGCTGGTGGTCTGGGTGGAGCACTTATTGATAAAAAGAAGGGTAGAGGTGCGCTTATTGGTGGAGTCGCTGGTGCCGGTGCCGGATATTTGATCGGTCGTGGGCAAGACAGGAAATCTGGGAGAGTTCAGCCAAGAAACTAA
- a CDS encoding cold-shock protein translates to MRTTGKVKWFNSAKGFGFITPEDGGKDIFVHFSAIAGDSFRELNEGDNVEFELNDGKKGPEASNVTVL, encoded by the coding sequence ATGCGTACAACAGGAAAAGTTAAATGGTTTAATTCTGCAAAAGGGTTTGGTTTTATAACTCCAGAAGATGGAGGAAAAGATATTTTCGTACATTTTTCTGCGATTGCAGGAGATTCATTCAGAGAATTGAATGAAGGTGACAATGTAGAATTCGAATTAAATGACGGTAAAAAAGGCCCTGAGGCTTCTAATGTAACTGTTCTTTAA
- a CDS encoding SDR family NAD(P)-dependent oxidoreductase — translation MYSKNKIDTTERESAMAPLNNKISILGCGWYGLELARELIKNDYLIKGSTTTPEKLNSLQQSGIIPYLVNFKEEEDQFDIEFFDCDLLIISIPPKRSSAEQHTFLSKIEKISKAAASRNIPNIIFISATSVYGDYNEEVNEHTLPNPETESGKAILSAESVLKNNPRFTTTIIRFGGLIGPGRDPGRFFAGKSAIPNGKAPVNLIHLSDCIGLTLSILKKQAFGYTYNACTTDHPTRAVFYTASSLKSGFDKPQFNDELLNWKLVSSIYIAEKLGYEFKVTLNSIILPFLSL, via the coding sequence ATGTACAGTAAAAATAAAATTGATACTACAGAACGAGAATCAGCAATGGCTCCTTTAAATAACAAAATCAGCATATTAGGTTGTGGATGGTACGGACTTGAACTTGCCAGAGAATTGATAAAAAACGATTATCTGATAAAAGGTTCAACCACAACGCCCGAAAAACTAAATAGTTTACAACAATCAGGAATCATTCCCTATCTCGTGAATTTTAAGGAGGAAGAAGATCAGTTTGATATTGAATTCTTCGATTGTGATCTGTTAATTATTAGTATTCCACCAAAGAGAAGTTCGGCTGAACAACATACATTCTTATCAAAAATTGAGAAAATATCAAAAGCCGCAGCAAGCCGGAATATTCCAAATATCATTTTCATTAGTGCTACTTCGGTATATGGAGATTATAATGAAGAGGTAAATGAACATACTTTACCAAACCCCGAAACAGAATCTGGTAAAGCAATTTTATCTGCCGAATCTGTATTAAAAAACAACCCCCGCTTCACTACAACAATAATCAGATTTGGAGGATTAATAGGACCAGGCAGAGATCCGGGCAGATTCTTCGCCGGAAAGTCAGCAATTCCCAATGGTAAAGCTCCTGTAAATCTGATTCACCTATCAGATTGTATAGGTTTAACATTGAGTATTCTTAAAAAACAAGCTTTTGGTTATACCTATAATGCCTGTACTACTGACCATCCAACCCGTGCTGTCTTTTACACAGCATCATCGTTAAAATCAGGATTTGACAAACCTCAGTTTAACGATGAGCTGCTCAACTGGAAATTAGTAAGCAGTATATATATAGCTGAAAAACTGGGGTATGAGTTCAAAGTAACTTTGAATTCCATAATATTACCATTCCTTAGCTTATAA